TGTACCTTGACTTATTGTTTATTATTTAACTACCTTTCTTTTGCACTTGATTTCAATTATAATCCAAATGATAACAGGCAGAATTACTTGAAAGGGAAATGAATAGTATTGATACACATTAAAAGCCCAGTATTTCATTTCCATAATGTTTTTGTACATAATATATGCAAAGAAAATCGTTAACAAACCTGTTTGTATTGTAACCGACCTGTAATCATTTAGATTAAATATTTTACTTACTCCTTTGCTTGCCACATACATGCAAATGCTGACTTTAATGAATACACAAGTAATAAATACTATTGCGACAGAAACTTCTATCCTCTGCAAAAAATCAGAAATACTAATCCTGCTAACTGCAGTATACGATGGAAAGTATAGGCGTCCAAGGAGTTCTCCTAAAATAGTAATATTTCTTAAAGTTAATAAAACAATCATAGTCCCTGCAAACAAGATTCCATAAAAATACACTTCAGCTTGTTCTTTACTATCAACACCTAGCCAATCCTTGATTGTCTGTGCTTGTTGAAGCTTTATTGCTATGTGGATAGGGAGCATTCTTTATTATATTCAACTATATATAGTTTTACTGTATACCCTGCTTTAAATGTGTTGTTTGTTTCATTCTTAAAGAGTTGGGATAAACCTATATCCCTATATTGCTATATGGACTATGTTTATAACAGTATTTGAAATTGCCATTGTATATCCTTTGGGGATAGTTGTATACTAGGTGGCGGATTGTTCCTTAGTCGCTAGTAGTATATGTTATAATATTCAGTTTGACATATTTTTATTATAAAATGCTTGGAGAGCACTTAAAATAATTGTTATGCTACTGTTTTTTTTCATCCATCCAAGGAAATAAAGCATCTATTATCGTGTTTATCGCTTTTAAATCCCTTAAGCTTCTTCTGTCTAATTTATTGATAATTCTATGTAATAAAAATAAATCTTCGCTTTCCTGTGGGATATCTGTAAACCTAAACAATTCATCAAAAGTAATTTCTAACGCATTTGCAATCCTCTCAAAACTCTCGATTGTGGCA
This window of the Pseudobacteroides sp. genome carries:
- a CDS encoding GerAB/ArcD/ProY family transporter; this translates as MLPIHIAIKLQQAQTIKDWLGVDSKEQAEVYFYGILFAGTMIVLLTLRNITILGELLGRLYFPSYTAVSRISISDFLQRIEVSVAIVFITCVFIKVSICMYVASKGVSKIFNLNDYRSVTIQTGLLTIFFAYIMYKNIMEMKYWAFNVYQYYSFPFQVILPVIIWIIIEIKCKRKVVK
- a CDS encoding helix-turn-helix transcriptional regulator, whose protein sequence is MGDIAKNVGNRIRVLRKERGWSQEDLALRADIHPSHMGTIERGEKSATIESFERIANALEITFDELFRFTDIPQESEDLFLLHRIINKLDRRSLRDLKAINTIIDALFPWMDEKKQ